A portion of the Homalodisca vitripennis isolate AUS2020 chromosome 2, UT_GWSS_2.1, whole genome shotgun sequence genome contains these proteins:
- the LOC124354552 gene encoding NADPH:adrenodoxin oxidoreductase, mitochondrial, whose protein sequence is MMMLRASCMAIRCMSGKAAVPRVCVVGSGPAGFYVTQHLVKNNEQLEVDIYERLPVPFGLVRYGVAPDHPEVKNVINTFTKTAQHPRVKFCGNVSLGEDLTLRDLKDAYHAVVLTYGAERDRELGLAGESLVNVVSARRFVGWYNGLPADRDLMPLLDTDTAVVLGQGNVAIDVARILLTHIDVLKKTDITAHALSMLAASRVQRVVLVGRRGPLQVAFTIKELREMTRLHGVTTEFIPGQMDGVQIYIDKLKRPRRRLTELLLQTSAATFPQQNDKSFQLMFLRTPLSFQGEQRVSGVQLAVNTLQGDNPEIQTAVATDTRETLSCGLALRSIGYKSIAADPEVPFDSSRGVVIQEPGLYAAGWVATGPVGVILSTMSNAFEVANTVNKDLSSGAVDCTNSKPGSVYILQLLRSRGVPTVDFAGWERIDKKEIERGNAVGKPREKVVDIAEMLEIGAV, encoded by the exons ATGATGATGTTACGCGCGTCTTGTATGGCCATAAGGTGTATGTCTGGCAAGGCTGCAGTCCCCCGAGTGTGTGTGGTCGGGAGTGGACCTGCAGGATTCTACGTCACCCAACATTTGGTCAAG AACAATGAGCAATTGGAGGTGGATATCTACGAGAGATTGCCAGTGCCGTTCGGTCTAGTTCGATATGGTGTTGCGCCTGACCACCCCGAAGTGAAAAATGTCATCAACACCTTCACCAAAACAGCACAGCATCCCAGAGTCAAATTCTGCGGAAACGTCTCGCTCGGTGAAGATCTTACCCTGCGAGATCTAAAGGATGCTTACCATGCTGTTGTACTG ACATACGGAGCCGAAAGAGACAGAGAGCTTGGTTTGGCAGGAGAGTCATTGGTGAACGTGGTCTCAGCTCGCAGGTTTGTGGGCTGGTACAATGGTCTACCGGCTGACAGAGACCTGATGCCGTTGCTAGATACCGACACTGCTGTAGTCTTGGGCCAGGGGAACGTAGCTATAGATGTGGCTAGAATTCTACTGACACACATCGATGTTCttaag AAGACAGACATAACAGCGCATGCTCTTTCCATGCTGGCTGCCAGTAGAGTGCAGCGTGTGGTGCTTGTGGGACGGCGTGGGCCACTGCAAGTCGCTTTCACCATCAAAGAGCTGCGCGAGATGACGCGACTGCATGGTGTGACAACTGAATTTATTCCAGGACAGATGGATGGTGTACAGATATACATCGATA AGTTGAAAAGACCTAGACGTAGACTGACAGAGTTGCTGCTGCAAACTTCGGCTGCAACGTTTCCACAACAGAATGATAAATCGTTTCAGCTGATGTTCCTGCGTACTCCCCTATCATTCCAAGGAGAACAAAGAGTTTCTGGAGTTCAATTAGCAGTCAATACTTTACAAGGAGACAATCCTGAG ATTCAGACAGCTGTAGCGACTGATACTAGAGAAACACTGTCCTGCGGCCTTGCACTGCGTAGTATTGGGTACAAGAGTATCGCTGCTGATCCTGAAGTACCATTTGATTCCTCGCGTGGTGTAGTCATACAGGAACCAG GTCTATATGCGGCAGGGTGGGTGGCCACTGGACCTGTTGGTGTAATTCTGTCTAcaatgtcaaatgcttttgaggTTGCCAACACAGTTAACAAAGACTTGAGCTCTGGAGCTGTGGATTGTACAAATTCTAAACCTGGCTCTGTCTACATTCTTCAGTTGCTGCGTTCTAGAG GTGTACCGACAGTGGATTTTGCGGGCTGGGAAAGAATTGACAAGAAGGAGATTGAACGTGGAAATGCTGTGGGAAAACCTAGGGAGAAGGTTGTAGACATCGCTGAAATGTTGGAAATTGGAGCAGTGTGA